Within Psychrobacter sp. DAB_AL43B, the genomic segment GTGGTATTACCCAAGCCAAAGAATTGGCACGTGATAAAATCTTTAACCACCCAAGCAAAGTACGCATGGAGCTAATGGCCAATCAATGCCTGCATCGCTTGCTAGATGCTTTTATGCCACTGACTTGGACAAATCATCCTAGCGCGCCAATGTCGTTTGAGCAGCAGCGATTATTAATGTTGCTAAAACCACATCTTGATGAACATCACCGAATTTTATCGGCTGATATTTATCAAAATATGCTTAATGTCTTAGACTTTATAACCGGCATGAATGACCATGAAGCTTATCGATTAGCCCAAGAGCTGCAAGGACATTGGGGGACTGTTGTTTAAAAGCTACATTTAAGCGTATTTCATTCGTATTTTTGCAATGAAATGAGTATGATAGACATCTATCTGGTAATTTTGAAATATTATGAGCAGTCGCGAACAAAAAAAACTTCAAACTCGGCACGCTTTTTTTAATGCGGTGCTCGATTTATGTATGACAGGACAGTCTTTTAGCTCTATCAGCCTCAGACAGGTCACGCGTGAGGTTGGCGTAGTACCGACCGCATTTTATCGCCATTTTGATGATATGGAATCACTCGGTCGCGCCTTGGTCATCGAGGAGTTGGGCGGTACGCTAGCAACCTTAAGTGAGAGCCTACATATTGGGCGCAAACGCAGCTTCGAGCGTCAAATTGCTAAAAGCATTCAACTGTTTTTATATATGGTCAGTGAGCAGCCCTGCTACTGGCAGTTTTTAGTCAGTGAGCGCTATGGCGGCTCAGACGCTGTACGTAAAGCCATCAATGAGCTTATCAAAAAGCATGGTCAAAGCTTAGCAGAAGATTTGGCGCTCCAGCCTGCTTTTACCCATATTAATACCTATGACCGTAGGCTACTGGCTGAGGCTGGGGTTAATATGTTCTTTTCTTGGATTATTGATTGGCTAGAGCTGTCTTATACTGAAGACCATGACGATGAAGTTGATTTGGCTGAGATTGAAGATAAGAAGCAGCTCATGCTACACAATTGCACGCGCCAAGCACAGATGTTGTTTTATGGCGCTTATAATTGGAAGTCTACTGAAGAAACGCATTTAAGCGATTAAGACGATATTTCCGATTGGCGCTTACTAGCTTATGTTTAGACTTCTCTATGTAGCGTTTAAACTATAAGAATAAGCGTTAAAAAATTGGTCGAAATGCCCAAAGGCGCTGGGAAACCACTTTAACGTCTTTGGGCTTTTTATTGTCAGCACTTTTAGTATTTTTATCAGCATTGTTGGCGCTATCATTACTGCTATTGTTATTTTCCACCTCATCGTTGGCTGCAGTTTTGCTAATCATAATAGTTGCATAACGTTGCCTTGCTTGCCCAATATCTGCATTATCAGTGGCAGTGATAAGCGCCATAAAAGCTTGGCTATCAACCGCTAGCAATGGCGTTAGTGCTTTTCGTTGCTTTTCATCTAAAGCACTCAACATTGGCAATTGCCATATATCATCGATAGATTCGAATACTTGCTTTGCTCTTAGGTCGACGACGGTTTGCATCTGTTGGCTGGTTGCGCCGTCTATCAGAGCAGCAAGCAAGACTGGACTTGTTGTATTAATATTAATAGGTAAATAATACGGCACGACTGTGATATAAGGTCGTAGCGCCGCCAATACCTCAGCATTTACACCCTTCACATTTTGCAGCTGGTCAATATTGACCAATGATTGATTGGGTAAGTTTTTATCCGCTGAGTTATTGGACTGCTGAGCATAAACCGTACTTTCATCACCGCCATCAAGATACACTTCGCTGTCCGCATCTTGATAATCAAGGACGGCAATGGCAATGTCTGGCGCCAAATTTAATTGGGTTAAAAGCCTTTGGAATACTTCTAAGGCTACAGCATCAACGGCTCCATTATGATATAAATTATTGATATTAAAGCGACTGGCTTCGTCACGCATTTCAATGCCAATACTATGTAGACCCAACGTATAAAGAGGTATAGGCTGTGCCCAAATATCTTGCTCGCTATCGGTGTCATTCAGCTTAGCGTCAGCACGAATCATCGTAACGGCTAATTGCTGACCGGCATTGATATCTTGTAATAGCTGATTTTGATCAAACAGTAAACCGCTGCGTCTAATGGCAATTTTTTGGCTGGCAAGCATTGCTCCTGCGACCACCGTAATGCTTACCACTAATAACAAAATAGTGAGCAGCGCTACCCCGCGCTGAGAGTCGGCTTTCATTGGCATAACTGGCATGCTTGGCATAAATCGCCTCTATTATTGACCAAATGGCGCATTTTAAATCTTGTTCCCTGAATTATTATTGTCTACATTGTCATTGGCTGTATTATTATTGCTCGTGCCGTTACTACTATCATTATTGGTATCGTTATTGCCACTACTGCTGTTGTTATCGCTATCATTGCTATTACCGTTGCCGTTAGCATTATTAGGAGCACTATTTTTATTGGCACTGCTATTCGGTATTGGCTGAGGAGCAAGCGCCCATTGCCAAGTAATCGGCATATCTTGATAAGTAAAATTGATGGCAATACCTTTTGGTAATAGTACGATCTTAGGCTGAGCATTGGCTGAAGCTGCTCCTTGCCCAGATTGGGTATTGGCGCTGGTATTGTTACTGTCTTTATTAGGGAATTCTGTACTCATTTCTGGCAAATAGGCTTGCCAGCGCCCCGCTGTCACGCCTTCAAGCAAAATACTATCCAAACTGATGCTATCACTACCTCCGCCTATACTGGTATATTGACGGCGAATGAGGCGCTCATCAGCAAAAATATATTCGACGTGCTGCACACTAGGACTACTTTGATAACGGGGGTCAGGATCAGCAAAACGGACAAAGCTGATATGCTCACCATCCAAACTCATAAAAGGTTCAGGCACAGGCTGTGGCGCATTTTCTTGACTGCTACCATTCGCACTATTATTTGAATTATTGATATTTGAAGCATTGGCATTTTGAGTGCTTAATGCTTGATAAGGAATGATTTGCCCCATATCTTGTTGTAGCTGCAAATAAGCATATTGTAAAACGGCTAAATTATCCGCATGAAATTGCGCACGTTCTCGAGCACGATTAACGCTATCAAATACCTGCCAGCCTGCCACTGCTAACATCGCAAATATCGCCATGGCGACCATCAGCTCAAGTAAGGTAAATCCATGCTGCGATTTCACAGGCTACCTCCATTTGGGTTTGAGTCGGTCAAATCCAAACTACCAATATCTTGCTCAGCGTTACTTAGCATAATATTGATATCGGTCACTACCGTACGCGTCTGACCATCTATAATAGGAGCAACGGCGATATTCACCTCTTTTAATGCAGGGGTAATAGCATCAGAGACTGTCATCTTTACTAGCCAATCACGACCTTGGGCATTAATCGTTTGGGTGCGATTAGCAGTCAGCCACGTATCTTGAATCCGTAAATCAGCTGCAGCGTTTTGCGCAACAAAATGTGCAAGCGTGCGCGTCCGTAATATATCGACTGAGCTCAGATAAGCACTACTGGCACGGCTTGCAGCAACGGCAACGACCGCTAAAATCGCTAGAGCAACCATCACTTCAATCAGGGTAAATCCGTTTTCATACTTTGATAGAGTTGGCTTTCGGTTTATATAGGTAGGTTTGGCTTTCTCATTATTCATCATCAGTTATTGCCCTTGCCCTATCGACATACTGCCATCTGGCATAATCGTAATGACTTCACCCACCAAACGCGAATTATGGCGCACTTCAATGGTCACCGGCGCTGCTTGCCCTGTGCCAAACCATAATACTTGCGGTACCGTTTGATCTGTAAACCAAGGTTGCAGCGCTTGTGTTTGTCCTGTACTTGAGACGTTACCAGCATCTAGGCTTTGCACATTTAAGCTCACCCCAGCAGGCAATTCAGGCAAGGTAACTTCTGACTCAACCTCCCAGCTTGGCGTTGGTAATTTATCTTCAATCGCACTAGACATACTGGATAAATCAGCGGACAGCTCCATTGAGTTTTTAGGTGTACTGTCTCTACTAGAAGACGTGGAAGCGTCCGTTTGATAAGCAACATAAGGATTGGATAGAGTGACAATAACAGGGGTAACTTGACCTTGCTTATTCGCTTGTAGACTCAAACCCATTGGCTGCATACGTTCCGCCGACAACAGCCTAACGTAGCTCAATGAATCAGTCAGATGCTCATAAAAAGCGCGATTTTTACGCGATTCACTACTACCCACTGACAGGCTCATCATGCCAGCGAATATGGACAAAATAACCACTACTACTACGATTTCGACCAGTGTAAAACCAGCCTGCGTATGATGATGTGTTATTGGTGATGAGGGTTTTGACATACAGAGGTCATCTAGAATGGCGTCACTCTCTTAAAATGACGGTATATTTTGGGTGATATATAGAACGATAGATATGATTGACTGTGTTAAATAAAGGTTAATGTGCTGCCATATAGAATATAACAACACAGATTTTTATAAAATAGCTACTCACGGTTTTCAAGATATAGTAAAAACCTAATAATTGGCATTACGATGTTCTTCTGACTCGGTATCAATTTGCTCTACCAATTCCTGCATATCCTCATCCATTACCTCATCATCAGCGGCAGGATAATGGCTAGGCAGCTCTAACACTTGCTGGACAAAGGCATAGCGCAAAGTATCACGGCGTCCTAAGTAACGCTGATAAAAGCTTGAGTTCAATAGCCCAGCACCGCCCTGACCCATCGCCCAAATAGACGATAAATAATCACGCGTACTCAAACTGCTGTGCTCGTCCTTTAGATAAGCACTGATAATATCGATTAAACGCTTCATACGCTGACGGCGAATATCATAAAGCTCACCAAACAAGCGATTAAGACCCGTCACTGATGCGGCTAACCGCTCTTCGATTTGATTGAGTAGCATCGCTTTTTGTGGATTAAACAGTTGCTGAAAAATCATACGCGCGACACCTGCCGATGGGCAATCGTCAATGCGATTGATCTCAAACAGCTGTTCTTCGTAACGAATAATAATACGCAAATAAAGCTCATCTTTGCTAGAGAAATGCTTGTAAAGTGTGCCTTTAGCCAAATCAAGCTGATCTGCCAAGCTGTCTAAAGTGATATCACCATCGCCTGACTCAAGTAGCAATTGCTCTGCCATTGCTAAGATATTCTCTTCTCGTATCTTGAATTGATGCTGACGACTCATAATCTCTCCTAAAACTTGACAATATCATGCATATGACCACATTTTGCATTGGCGTATCGGTATCAAGAGTATGAAGTTATACAAAGGATGCGCGAAGACCACAATAGAGGAATATGCGTATGTTTGCTAAATAATCATTTATAATCATATGGTTACATTTAACACACCATTGCATGGCGCATAAAATCGCCACAACTTATAATAAATGACTGAGTGGTCATAGCATAACCATTTTAGTGATACTGTGCTAGTAAATTCTCAAAGTTTTTTGCAGTCAGCGTACCAACCTCCTCCGCACTACAGCCATACATCTCTGCAATACAACTGGCGACGTAGGGTACATAGGCAGGCTCATTAGGTCTGCCACGTTTGGGTACAGGGGCTAAGTAGGGACTGTCGGTTTCGATCAATATTCTGTCTCTAGGCATATTTTTTGCCGCATCTTTGATATTTTGTGCACTTTTAAAGCTAACGATACCTGAGAATGAGATATAAAACCCTAAGTCCAAGGCGCGTTTTGCCGTTTCCCAGTCTTCGGTAAAGCAATGAATAATGCCATGCTCAGCACCTTCTGCTTTTAGAATATCAATCGTATCTTCTTTGGCATCACGCATATGGACGACCAGCGGTTTTTTTAGGCTTTGGCTGGCATGTATATGACGCGCAAGGCTGGCTTGCTGCGCTTTTTTATTTTCCGTTGACCAGTAATAATCTAGCCCCGTCTCCCCTATTGCCCACACATAATCGGCATTAGCAGTTTCTATCAGACGCTCGACCGTCGCTGATTGTAAAACGCTGATGTCTTCACAAGGGTGAATACCGACGCTCATACCGAGATTTAACGTTTCATCGCCATAAGTCTTGACGATATTGGCAATCTCGTCATATTCCGCAAAATCACACATAATCGCCATCGCTCGCGTGACATTGGCTTCTTTCATCGCAGCAATCGCGCCGGACAATTGACCGTCGTACTTGGTTAAATCTAAACGGTTAAGATGACAGTGGCTATCAGTAAACATAAACAATCTCGTTATAGTGGCTTTTTAATAATAGTTTTTTACATGAAATTATTGTGATAAGAAATCAAGTTGGTAATAGTCTTCATTGCTCTAAAGAACGCACTTTTCAAGTAATGTTTAACAAACCTATCTTTAATACAGAATTGCCACTAATGCAGAGGCACTACTCGCATGACCTCTTCCATGGTCGTTAGCCCTTCACTAATGCGCTTTGCACCAGATAAACGCAGTGGCTGTACGCCTTCGCGGTAAGCTTGCTGCTTAAGTACGTCCAAGTTTGCATCAGCAGCGACCAGTTTTTTTAGCTCATTTGATAATGGCATGATCTCGTATAGACCAACGCGACCTTGATAACCCGTATGGCGGCAGTGCTCACAGCCCTGCGCTTTATATATTTGTGCGGGCACGGGCGCGCGCCATGGTTGTACCAATTCCTGCCATTGAATGGCAATCTCACTATCTGCAGTGACATTTACTGCTTGTTTGCAATGCGGGCATAATGTCCGTAACAGTCGCTGCGCCATCACGCCCAATATCGTCGCTGATGTCAAAAACGGCTGAATGCCTAAATCGTGTAGACGCGTGATTGAGCTTGGCGCATCATTGGTATGCAAGGTTGAGAGCACCAAATGCCCCGTTAAGGACGCTTGCACTGCCATATTAGCGGTTTCAGCATCACGAATCTCACCAACCATAATGATATCAGGGTCTTGGCGCATCAAAGAGCGAATACCATCAGCGAAGTGCAAATCCACCCCTGGATTGACCTGCATTTGGTTAAAGGCGGGCTCAATCATCTCAATCGGATCTTCAATCGTACAGACGTTCACCTGCTCAGTCGCCAATTGCTTGAGGGTACTATATAAGGTGGTCGTTTTACCCGAACCCGTCGGGCCTGTCACCAAAATAATGCCATTAGGATGAGCTGTCAGCTCATGCCACGTCTCTAACTGCTTGCCAGACAAGCCAAGCTGCGCAAAGGAGCGTACCAGTACCTCAGGATCAAATACTCGCATGACTAGCTTTTCGCCAAACGCAGTAGGCATAGTAGATAAACGCAGCTCAGTCTCCAATCCTTTTGGTGTGCGCGTTTTTAATCGTCCATCCTGCGGTTTACGTTTTTCGGCGACATTGAGCCGTCCCAAAATTTTGATACGTGCCGTCACCGCCACGATAATCGCCAGTGGCATCTCATAGACACTATGTAGCACCCCATCAATACGAAAGCGAACTTTACCTGTCTCTCGTCGTGGCTCTAGATGAATATCACTGGCGCGCTGCTCAAAGGCATATTGCAACAGCCAATCGACCACCTTAACGATATGTTGGTCATTGGCATCGGGATTGGTATTATCGCCGAGCTGCAATAGTGCTTCGACGTTGGTAATATCAGACGCTGCACGTTTATGAATAGAATTAGCACCAGCAATCGCTTGCGTGACTTGATAAAACTCTTGCCGATAGCGATTGATTTGCTCAGGGTTAATAAATACCGTGCGATAGCTTTTTGACTTAATGAGTTTTTCAATATTGGCGTGCCAGTCGGTATAAAAAGGCTGGTCGGTACCGATAACGACTTCATTAAGCGTCACTTCAATCGGCAAAATATGCTGTGAGCGTGCATATTCAAACGACATCAACTGCGTCACTGCTGGTACATCAACCTTTAACGGGTCAATACGGACAAGCGGCATATCTGCTTTGGCAGCTAACCATTGATTGAGCCATGCCAGCGTCAATTTATCCTCAGGATTATTATCAAGCGCATGACCATTTGGTAAGCCAAACTCACTAATAGTCAGTAGCGGATGCTGCGCCTTATTGCGGCGGCTGGTAATCACTAGATTATAGCCACGTTGATCGATGACTTTATCTGCTAACAATTCATCGAGACACCAACGCAAATCAATCACTATCGAGTACTTTTGAGCAGGCATAATTTTCTTCTTTTATTATTTAAGTCGTTTCAGCGCTGATAGTGTT encodes:
- a CDS encoding TetR family transcriptional regulator; translated protein: MSSREQKKLQTRHAFFNAVLDLCMTGQSFSSISLRQVTREVGVVPTAFYRHFDDMESLGRALVIEELGGTLATLSESLHIGRKRSFERQIAKSIQLFLYMVSEQPCYWQFLVSERYGGSDAVRKAINELIKKHGQSLAEDLALQPAFTHINTYDRRLLAEAGVNMFFSWIIDWLELSYTEDHDDEVDLAEIEDKKQLMLHNCTRQAQMLFYGAYNWKSTEETHLSD
- the gspK gene encoding type II secretion system minor pseudopilin GspK, whose amino-acid sequence is MPSMPVMPMKADSQRGVALLTILLLVVSITVVAGAMLASQKIAIRRSGLLFDQNQLLQDINAGQQLAVTMIRADAKLNDTDSEQDIWAQPIPLYTLGLHSIGIEMRDEASRFNINNLYHNGAVDAVALEVFQRLLTQLNLAPDIAIAVLDYQDADSEVYLDGGDESTVYAQQSNNSADKNLPNQSLVNIDQLQNVKGVNAEVLAALRPYITVVPYYLPININTTSPVLLAALIDGATSQQMQTVVDLRAKQVFESIDDIWQLPMLSALDEKQRKALTPLLAVDSQAFMALITATDNADIGQARQRYATIMISKTAANDEVENNNSSNDSANNADKNTKSADNKKPKDVKVVSQRLWAFRPIF
- the gspJ gene encoding type II secretion system minor pseudopilin GspJ, coding for MKSQHGFTLLELMVAMAIFAMLAVAGWQVFDSVNRARERAQFHADNLAVLQYAYLQLQQDMGQIIPYQALSTQNANASNINNSNNSANGSSQENAPQPVPEPFMSLDGEHISFVRFADPDPRYQSSPSVQHVEYIFADERLIRRQYTSIGGGSDSISLDSILLEGVTAGRWQAYLPEMSTEFPNKDSNNTSANTQSGQGAASANAQPKIVLLPKGIAINFTYQDMPITWQWALAPQPIPNSSANKNSAPNNANGNGNSNDSDNNSSSGNNDTNNDSSNGTSNNNTANDNVDNNNSGNKI
- the gspI gene encoding type II secretion system minor pseudopilin GspI; protein product: MMNNEKAKPTYINRKPTLSKYENGFTLIEVMVALAILAVVAVAASRASSAYLSSVDILRTRTLAHFVAQNAAADLRIQDTWLTANRTQTINAQGRDWLVKMTVSDAITPALKEVNIAVAPIIDGQTRTVVTDINIMLSNAEQDIGSLDLTDSNPNGGSL
- a CDS encoding prepilin-type N-terminal cleavage/methylation domain-containing protein gives rise to the protein MSKPSSPITHHHTQAGFTLVEIVVVVVILSIFAGMMSLSVGSSESRKNRAFYEHLTDSLSYVRLLSAERMQPMGLSLQANKQGQVTPVIVTLSNPYVAYQTDASTSSSRDSTPKNSMELSADLSSMSSAIEDKLPTPSWEVESEVTLPELPAGVSLNVQSLDAGNVSSTGQTQALQPWFTDQTVPQVLWFGTGQAAPVTIEVRHNSRLVGEVITIMPDGSMSIGQGQ
- a CDS encoding TetR/AcrR family transcriptional regulator, encoding MSRQHQFKIREENILAMAEQLLLESGDGDITLDSLADQLDLAKGTLYKHFSSKDELYLRIIIRYEEQLFEINRIDDCPSAGVARMIFQQLFNPQKAMLLNQIEERLAASVTGLNRLFGELYDIRRQRMKRLIDIISAYLKDEHSSLSTRDYLSSIWAMGQGGAGLLNSSFYQRYLGRRDTLRYAFVQQVLELPSHYPAADDEVMDEDMQELVEQIDTESEEHRNANY
- a CDS encoding TatD family hydrolase — protein: MFTDSHCHLNRLDLTKYDGQLSGAIAAMKEANVTRAMAIMCDFAEYDEIANIVKTYGDETLNLGMSVGIHPCEDISVLQSATVERLIETANADYVWAIGETGLDYYWSTENKKAQQASLARHIHASQSLKKPLVVHMRDAKEDTIDILKAEGAEHGIIHCFTEDWETAKRALDLGFYISFSGIVSFKSAQNIKDAAKNMPRDRILIETDSPYLAPVPKRGRPNEPAYVPYVASCIAEMYGCSAEEVGTLTAKNFENLLAQYH
- a CDS encoding GspE/PulE family protein, giving the protein MPAQKYSIVIDLRWCLDELLADKVIDQRGYNLVITSRRNKAQHPLLTISEFGLPNGHALDNNPEDKLTLAWLNQWLAAKADMPLVRIDPLKVDVPAVTQLMSFEYARSQHILPIEVTLNEVVIGTDQPFYTDWHANIEKLIKSKSYRTVFINPEQINRYRQEFYQVTQAIAGANSIHKRAASDITNVEALLQLGDNTNPDANDQHIVKVVDWLLQYAFEQRASDIHLEPRRETGKVRFRIDGVLHSVYEMPLAIIVAVTARIKILGRLNVAEKRKPQDGRLKTRTPKGLETELRLSTMPTAFGEKLVMRVFDPEVLVRSFAQLGLSGKQLETWHELTAHPNGIILVTGPTGSGKTTTLYSTLKQLATEQVNVCTIEDPIEMIEPAFNQMQVNPGVDLHFADGIRSLMRQDPDIIMVGEIRDAETANMAVQASLTGHLVLSTLHTNDAPSSITRLHDLGIQPFLTSATILGVMAQRLLRTLCPHCKQAVNVTADSEIAIQWQELVQPWRAPVPAQIYKAQGCEHCRHTGYQGRVGLYEIMPLSNELKKLVAADANLDVLKQQAYREGVQPLRLSGAKRISEGLTTMEEVMRVVPLH